aaatttcagaacAAGGCATTTTAATTGATCtcactgagaaaaataaagataattctaTCATTTCAGAATTCAGCAATGAATGTCCAACTATGGCTAAAAGGTACACCCTGAgaattaaatgatttatttgaaCAAACCCATTGAGGTTTATAAAGCTGTGTTAACCTAATGTCAGGAAGGGCCACGAGATATCTGTGCTAATGCCCCTGCTCATTTTCCAGTACAGTTCTCCAGGGATGCAGTGTTGTAAGCATCCTCATTGTCGTCGACGCTCGAAGCATCTGTGGAGTCAGGATCACTGACCACGATGCCAATGGAAGACAGACTGGTGATGAAGGCATGTACTTGCTGTGCATAAACGTCCCTAATGTTAAAGTAAGGTAGCTCATGGCACTTCTCCGGTGGGTCCTCACTGCACTGGTCCACTTCCATGTCCTTCTGCTTCTGGTAGTACTTGGAAAACTTGTTGAAGATGATGGTAATGGGAAGGGCTACCACCAAGATTCCACAGATAATGCATGTGCTTGCGATGATTTTCCCAGCTAAGGTGACTGGGTGGGTGTCTCCATAGCCCACTGTGGTCATACTGATAGTGGCCCACCACCAGCAGATGGGGATGCTGGTGAGACTGGActtgtgttcatctttctccacagagTAGATCAGCACAGAGAAGATGGAGATGcccacagaaaggaagagaagcagtaGCCCCACCTCATGGTAACTGTGCCTCAGTGTGGCCCCAAGAGACCGAAGCCCTACAGAGTGCCGGGCGAGCTTCAGAATTCGGAAAATCCTCATGAGCCGAAGGATCTGGACCACCTTGCCCATATTCTCAATgtcctcactctcttcttccttggTGTCCACAGCCAACGTGGCATAGAAGGGAATGATAGAGACAAAGTCAATGATGTTCAGAGGGTTTTTCCAGAACTTCTTTTGTGATGGAGCAGCAACCAGCCTGATGGCTAGCTCACCAGTAAACCATGCAATGCAGGCAATCTCCACACCTTCCAGTACAGGGTCATCCACTTCTCCATCCTCGTTCTGGAATTCCGACATGCTGTGAACACACATGGCCACTATGGAAGCCAGCACCACGCTCAAGGAGGAGATGGCAATGAGCTTGGCCGACAGGCAGTAAGCTGGGTTTTCCATTCGAATCCAGATCTTCTTTCGGAGCTGACCAAATCTCAGCTCATCAAACTTCTCCAGCTCTTTCTCAAACAGAGACGATTCTTCAAAGGAGGAGTCTGTGCTCACATCGTTGCTTTTCTGGTCCCAGTCCTTGTCGTGGCTCTCCTCCTTGCGCTCCTGGTACCGACTGCTACAGCAGGAGTCAATGAAGAGCTCATTGATGCCCCAGTACTCGATCTCCTGGCAGAAGGAGAAGACACACAGTTCCTCCATCACGTGCAGCTTCCCTGTGTAATAAAAGTTCAAGACGTATCTGAACAGGGAGGGGTTCCGATCAAAGTAGTACTCTTTATCTGCCACGCTGTAGTCATCACACAGCTCCAGAATGGCCTCCTCAGAGTGGCAGGTAAGCAGCTTCCCCAGTCGTGTGTGAGGGAACCGCAGGAGTGTACTTTGATCCACAGACTGCTTAAAGCCCCCCACGTTCAAGTTGACAAGTTCCTCATCTTGTCCAGGGCGATGGAAAAACTCACCAAACACCATGATGGATTGAGAAGGCAGAGTACTGGCCTGGAAGGGAGACACAGAAGATCACGCTGAACCTGGAGAGAGGACAAGACAATATTAGCCTATGCCCAGTCTTGCCTCATCAGGCTTATTTTTAATCTGCCCTTTGTGGGAGAATGGCCTGACTGCAGGCAGGACAGGAAATGCAAAGACAaggagcaaagcaaagcaaaatacaTTCAAggttgtctctgtgtatgtagagGGGGAGTGTTAGGGGTCAAAATGTGAGCTTAAAAAGCTaatattagaaaagaagaaaatggacaaTATAATTTCATGAACTCTAAATCCTATTTCTCTAGAAACACTCAAATTTCATCTTCTGCACCTCCCAGATATACATAAATACCCATACACTTAAAAGAAATGCACTTCTGATCACTTAGTCATAGAATTCAAACATATCTAGTCTCAACCATGATGCTCTCAACAAGTCAGCCACTGTCAGGCTTGTAGTTCACTCTTGTCCATCCCAAACtcagccatgttcccagagagAAAGCTCTTTCCTCTCCTGCACATTTGATTCACAGAGCCTGAGGGCAGCCCTTAAGGTGATTATGGGCTTCACTTTCTGCTCCAGCACTGGGCTCTTTCAGAAGAGCCCATTATTTATATTTGGACAGCGAAACTCGAGAGGATATGATTACCTCACTGTAATTAAGCACCTTATATCTTACAGATGTCACTACATTTTCCAAGATGGGATTTCAGGGAACTaaccacagagaaagaaactggacAGGGAAGACCTTTTCAAGTTAAACATACTCTACTTCCTGACACACAAAGTCTCTTCTCCCGTCCTGCCCTCATCGCAGTCTCCTACATCAGCATCACTGAGGAACATCACTACATCAGTGGCCTACACTGGCTGGGCTCGTGGAGTGCTTTTATTTCTGACACTAACCAGATTATATTAGATCCATTCCTCAGAAAACATGTGGTTTGGGGaagtaaatgtttcttttttaattttttatatatgtgtgtcacatgtgtacaggtgccctTGGAAACAAGCAGAGGCTAGCGAGAATataagacagttgtgagctgctatacTATACGTGAATGCTGGGATCTGAGCCACGGTCCTCAACAAGAGCAATATAGCTAACTGGACAGAATGGGAAAGAGAGCTCTCAGCAAAGGACAGCAGAGGTAGGCAGCAGGTCTGTGAAGGGGTGGCTACATATGTCTGAAGAAACTGGATTAGCCAGACTACCAAGAACTGAGCTCCCATGCAGGTCTGACATTTCAACAGAATGCTATGACCTACCATGTTCATGCTGAAGGATCATGTAACTGAGTTACAAGAAAAAGAGTATCGCAGTGTCAGCTTTAGACCCATTTATAGCTATCTTGAGCTCATGCAGCCAGCCGACTGCAGGTTCAACACGCCTAGA
This genomic window from Mus caroli chromosome 12, CAROLI_EIJ_v1.1, whole genome shotgun sequence contains:
- the LOC110307312 gene encoding potassium voltage-gated channel subfamily S member 3 isoform X2, with translation MVFGKLHVMEELCVFSFCQEIEYWGINELFIDSCCSSRYQERKEESHDKDWDQKSNDVSTDSSFEESSLFEKELEKFDELRFGQLRKKIWIRMENPAYCLSAKLIAISSLSVVLASIVAMCVHSMSEFQNEDGEVDDPVLEGVEIACIAWFTGELAIRLVAAPSQKKFWKNPLNIIDFVSIIPFYATLAVDTKEEESEDIENMGKVVQILRLMRIFRILKLARHSVGLRSLGATLRHSYHEVGLLLLFLSVGISIFSVLIYSVEKDEHKSSLTSIPICWWWATISMTTVGYGDTHPVTLAGKIIASTCIICGILVVALPITIIFNKFSKYYQKQKDMEVDQCSEDPPEKCHELPYFNIRDVYAQQVHAFITSLSSIGIVVSDPDSTDASSVDDNEDAYNTASLENCTGK
- the LOC110307312 gene encoding potassium voltage-gated channel subfamily S member 3 isoform X1, whose protein sequence is MVFGEFFHRPGQDEELVNLNVGGFKQSVDQSTLLRFPHTRLGKLLTCHSEEAILELCDDYSVADKEYYFDRNPSLFRYVLNFYYTGKLHVMEELCVFSFCQEIEYWGINELFIDSCCSSRYQERKEESHDKDWDQKSNDVSTDSSFEESSLFEKELEKFDELRFGQLRKKIWIRMENPAYCLSAKLIAISSLSVVLASIVAMCVHSMSEFQNEDGEVDDPVLEGVEIACIAWFTGELAIRLVAAPSQKKFWKNPLNIIDFVSIIPFYATLAVDTKEEESEDIENMGKVVQILRLMRIFRILKLARHSVGLRSLGATLRHSYHEVGLLLLFLSVGISIFSVLIYSVEKDEHKSSLTSIPICWWWATISMTTVGYGDTHPVTLAGKIIASTCIICGILVVALPITIIFNKFSKYYQKQKDMEVDQCSEDPPEKCHELPYFNIRDVYAQQVHAFITSLSSIGIVVSDPDSTDASSVDDNEDAYNTASLENCTGK